Proteins from a single region of Streptomyces sp. HUAS 15-9:
- a CDS encoding SGNH/GDSL hydrolase family protein, with protein sequence MPVGEYLRYVALGDSQTEGLGDGDDVSGLRGWADRLAERIVGQSPELLYANLAVRGRAAAEVRTEQLAPALAMRPDLATVVAGVNDVLRPRFHADEVAAHLEAMFAALTGQGTRVATLTFPDVSRITPLARPLAHRVLALNHRIRQAARRHGVVLAETSHHAVVTDLRLWSPDRLHASPLGHERIAAAMAHALELPGSDDSWTRPLPDRQRASPLQAAGAELRWAGSFLGPWLVRRIRGRSSGDDRRAKRPALLPVAALPEEPS encoded by the coding sequence ATGCCGGTGGGGGAGTATCTGCGGTACGTCGCCCTGGGCGACAGCCAGACCGAGGGCCTCGGTGACGGGGACGACGTCAGTGGTCTGCGGGGGTGGGCCGACCGGCTGGCCGAGCGGATCGTCGGCCAAAGCCCGGAGTTGCTCTACGCCAACCTCGCCGTGCGCGGTCGTGCGGCCGCCGAGGTGCGGACCGAACAGCTCGCCCCGGCGCTCGCGATGCGGCCGGACCTCGCGACCGTGGTCGCCGGAGTCAACGACGTGCTGCGTCCCCGTTTCCACGCCGACGAGGTGGCCGCCCACCTGGAGGCGATGTTCGCCGCGCTGACCGGACAGGGCACCCGCGTGGCGACGCTCACCTTCCCCGACGTCTCCCGCATCACCCCGCTGGCCCGCCCCCTCGCCCACCGGGTGCTCGCCCTCAACCACCGCATCCGGCAGGCCGCCCGGCGCCATGGCGTCGTGCTCGCGGAGACCTCCCACCACGCGGTGGTGACCGACCTCCGGCTGTGGAGCCCCGACCGGCTCCACGCCAGCCCCCTCGGCCACGAACGCATCGCGGCCGCGATGGCCCACGCCCTCGAACTGCCGGGCAGCGACGACAGTTGGACGCGCCCCCTTCCCGACCGGCAGAGGGCATCGCCGCTACAGGCCGCGGGCGCCGAACTCCGCTGGGCCGGCTCCTTCCTGGGACCCTGGCTCGTCCGCCGGATCCGAGGCCGCTCCTCCGGCGACGACCGCCGGGCCAAGCGACCCGCGCTGCTCCCGGTGGCCGCGCTCCCCGAGGAACCCTCCTGA
- a CDS encoding pyruvate carboxylase: MFRKVLVANRGEIAIRAFRAGYELGARTVAVFPYEDRNSLHRLKADEAYEIGEPGHPVRAYLSVEEIVAAARRAGADAVYPGYGFLSENPELARACEEAGITFVGPSAQTLELTGNKARAVAAARAAGVPVLGSCAPSNDVDELVRAAEDIGFPVFVKAVAGGGGRGMRRVEDPAQLRESIEAASREAASAFGDPTVFLEKAVVEPRHIEVQILADGDGNVIHLFERDCSVQRRHQKVIELAPAPNLDPELRDRICADAVRFAREIGYRNAGTVEFLLDREGNHVFIEMNPRIQVEHTVTEEVTDVDLVQAQLRIASGETLAGLGLSQETVTLRGAALQCRITTEDPANGFRPDTGRISAYRSPGGSGIRLDGGTTHAGTEISAHFDSMLVKLTCRGRDLRAAIGRARRAVAEFRIRGVATNIPFLQAVLDDPDFQAGRVTTSFIEQRPHLLTARSSADRGTKLLTYLADVTVNKPHGERPELLDPLTKLPPLPAGEPPAGSRQRLVDLGPEGFARWLRKSPTIGVTDTTFRDAHQSLLATRVRTKDLLAVAPVVARTLPELLSLECWGGATYDVALRFLAEDPWERLAALREAVPNICLQMLLRGRNTVGYTPYPTEVTDAFVQEAAATGIDIFRIFDALNDVGQMRPAIEAVRETGTAVAEVALCYTSDLSDPNERLYTLDYYLRLAEQIVAAGAHVLAVKDMAGLLRAPAAAKLVSALRREFDLPVHLHTHDTAGGQLATYLAAVQAGADAVDGAVASMAGTTSQPSLSALVAATDHSERPTGLDLQAVGDLEPYWESVRRIYAPFEAGLASPTGRVYHHEIPGGQLSNLRTQAVALGLGDRFEDIEAMYAAADRILGRLVKVTPSSKVVGDLALHLVGAGVKPEDFEETPDKYDIPDSVIGFLRGELGTPPGGWPEPFRTKALQGRADGKPVQELAAEDHEGLEKSPRATLNRLLFPGPTRDFDTHRQAYGDTSVLDSKDFFYGLRPAKEYAVDLEPGVRLLIELQAIGEADERGMRTVMSTLNGQLRPIQVRDNAAASDVPVTEKADRANPGHVAAPFAGVVTLAVAEGDEVQAGATVATIEAMKMEATITAPKGGRVSRLAINRLQQVEGGDLLVEIS; this comes from the coding sequence CGCAGACCCTGGAGCTCACCGGGAACAAGGCGCGCGCGGTGGCCGCCGCCCGCGCGGCCGGTGTGCCGGTGCTCGGCTCCTGTGCCCCCTCCAACGACGTCGACGAACTGGTGCGCGCCGCCGAGGACATCGGCTTCCCGGTGTTCGTCAAGGCGGTCGCCGGCGGCGGCGGACGCGGTATGCGCCGCGTCGAGGACCCCGCCCAGCTGCGCGAGTCCATCGAGGCGGCGTCGCGCGAGGCGGCATCCGCGTTCGGCGACCCGACCGTCTTCCTGGAGAAGGCCGTCGTGGAGCCCCGCCACATCGAGGTGCAGATCCTCGCCGACGGGGACGGCAACGTCATCCACCTGTTCGAGCGGGACTGCTCGGTGCAGCGCCGGCACCAGAAGGTGATCGAGCTCGCCCCCGCGCCCAACCTCGACCCGGAGCTGCGCGACCGGATCTGCGCCGACGCGGTGCGCTTTGCCCGCGAGATCGGCTACCGCAACGCGGGCACCGTGGAGTTCCTGCTCGACCGGGAAGGCAACCATGTCTTCATCGAGATGAACCCGCGCATCCAGGTCGAGCACACGGTGACCGAGGAGGTCACCGATGTCGACCTCGTGCAGGCCCAGTTGCGCATCGCGTCCGGCGAGACGCTGGCCGGCCTCGGTCTTTCGCAGGAGACCGTGACCCTGCGCGGAGCCGCGCTGCAGTGCCGTATCACCACCGAGGACCCGGCCAACGGCTTCCGCCCGGACACCGGCCGCATCAGCGCGTACCGCTCGCCGGGCGGCTCGGGCATCCGCCTCGACGGCGGCACCACGCACGCGGGTACGGAGATCAGCGCGCACTTCGACTCGATGCTGGTGAAACTCACCTGCCGGGGCCGGGACCTGCGGGCCGCGATCGGCCGGGCCCGGCGTGCCGTCGCCGAGTTCCGCATCCGCGGTGTGGCCACGAACATCCCGTTCCTGCAGGCCGTCCTCGACGACCCGGACTTCCAGGCCGGGCGGGTCACCACGTCGTTCATCGAACAGCGGCCGCACCTGCTCACCGCCCGCTCCTCCGCCGACCGCGGCACCAAGCTGCTCACCTACCTCGCCGACGTCACGGTGAACAAGCCGCACGGCGAACGCCCCGAGCTGCTCGACCCGCTCACCAAGCTGCCGCCGCTGCCCGCGGGCGAGCCGCCCGCCGGCTCACGGCAGCGCCTCGTCGACCTCGGCCCCGAGGGCTTCGCCCGCTGGCTGCGCAAGTCGCCGACCATCGGAGTCACCGACACCACCTTCCGCGACGCCCACCAGTCGCTGCTCGCCACCCGGGTGCGCACCAAGGACCTGCTCGCCGTCGCCCCGGTCGTCGCGCGGACCCTGCCCGAGCTGCTGTCCCTGGAGTGCTGGGGCGGCGCCACCTACGACGTCGCCCTGCGCTTCCTCGCCGAGGACCCCTGGGAGCGGCTGGCCGCGCTGCGCGAGGCCGTCCCCAACATCTGTCTTCAGATGCTGCTGCGCGGCCGCAACACCGTCGGCTACACGCCCTACCCGACGGAGGTGACCGACGCCTTCGTGCAGGAGGCCGCCGCCACCGGCATCGACATCTTCCGGATTTTCGACGCCCTCAACGACGTCGGTCAGATGCGGCCCGCCATCGAGGCCGTACGGGAGACGGGCACGGCCGTCGCCGAGGTCGCCCTGTGCTACACCTCCGACCTGTCCGACCCGAACGAGCGCCTGTACACCCTGGACTACTACCTCCGCCTGGCCGAGCAGATCGTGGCGGCGGGCGCCCACGTGCTGGCCGTCAAGGACATGGCCGGACTGCTGCGCGCCCCGGCCGCGGCCAAGCTCGTCTCGGCACTGCGCCGGGAGTTCGACCTGCCGGTGCATCTGCACACCCACGACACCGCGGGCGGCCAGCTCGCCACCTACCTCGCCGCCGTCCAGGCGGGCGCGGACGCGGTGGACGGCGCGGTGGCCTCGATGGCCGGGACGACCTCGCAGCCGTCGCTGTCGGCGCTCGTGGCGGCGACCGACCACTCCGAGCGCCCCACCGGCCTGGACCTCCAGGCCGTCGGCGACCTGGAGCCGTACTGGGAGAGCGTGCGCCGTATCTACGCGCCGTTCGAGGCGGGCCTCGCCTCCCCGACCGGACGCGTCTACCACCACGAGATCCCCGGCGGCCAGCTGTCCAACCTGCGCACCCAGGCGGTCGCCCTGGGCCTCGGCGACCGCTTCGAGGACATCGAGGCGATGTACGCCGCCGCCGACCGGATCCTGGGCCGCCTGGTGAAGGTCACCCCGTCGTCGAAGGTCGTCGGTGACCTCGCGCTGCACCTGGTCGGCGCGGGAGTGAAGCCCGAGGACTTCGAGGAGACACCCGACAAGTACGACATCCCCGACTCCGTGATCGGCTTCCTGCGCGGAGAACTGGGCACCCCGCCCGGCGGCTGGCCCGAGCCGTTCCGCACCAAGGCGCTCCAGGGACGCGCCGACGGCAAGCCGGTGCAGGAGCTGGCGGCCGAGGACCACGAGGGCCTGGAGAAGTCGCCGCGCGCAACCCTCAACAGGCTGCTGTTCCCCGGCCCGACGCGCGACTTCGACACCCACCGCCAGGCCTACGGCGACACCAGCGTCCTGGACAGCAAGGACTTCTTCTACGGTCTGCGTCCCGCCAAGGAGTACGCCGTCGACCTGGAGCCCGGCGTACGGCTCCTGATCGAGCTTCAGGCCATCGGCGAGGCCGACGAACGCGGTATGCGCACCGTGATGTCCACCCTCAACGGCCAGCTCCGGCCGATCCAGGTGCGCGACAACGCGGCGGCCTCCGACGTACCGGTCACCGAGAAGGCCGACCGCGCCAACCCCGGCCATGTGGCGGCACCGTTCGCCGGCGTGGTGACCCTCGCGGTCGCCGAGGGCGACGAGGTGCAGGCGGGGGCCACCGTCGCCACCATCGAGGCGATGAAGATGGAGGCCACGATCACCGCCCCGAAGGGCGGCAGGGTGTCGCGGCTGGCCATCAACCGGCTCCAGCAGGTGGAGGGCGGCGACCTCCTGGTCGAGATCTCCTGA